A region of Shewanella psychromarinicola DNA encodes the following proteins:
- the fadR gene encoding fatty acid metabolism transcriptional regulator FadR — MIINAKGPASFAEKYIVRSIWENKFPPGSILPAERELSELIGVTRTTLREVLQRLARDGWLKIQHGKPTQVNNFWETSGLNILGTIADLNPDGFPLLVDQLMAARGNVSNIYFRASIRHNPEKVVEVLAGIHSLENEAEAYAEFDYQLHHTLAFASGNPLYVLILNGFKGLYNRVGRYYFSSQEARELTMRFYLKLETLAKDKNYTDVPSLMRINGIESGKMWQKLRDDLPAEMGHDNS, encoded by the coding sequence ATGATCATCAATGCCAAAGGGCCAGCAAGTTTTGCCGAGAAATATATTGTTCGTTCCATTTGGGAAAACAAATTTCCACCTGGTTCCATTTTACCTGCTGAACGTGAGCTTTCTGAACTTATCGGTGTTACTCGCACGACGTTAAGAGAAGTGCTACAACGTCTTGCTCGAGATGGTTGGTTGAAAATCCAACATGGTAAACCTACCCAAGTGAATAACTTTTGGGAAACGTCTGGGTTGAATATTTTAGGGACGATTGCTGATTTAAATCCTGATGGTTTTCCATTATTAGTCGATCAACTAATGGCTGCTCGTGGTAACGTCAGTAACATATATTTTCGGGCATCAATCCGTCACAATCCCGAAAAAGTGGTTGAAGTCTTGGCCGGTATTCACAGCTTAGAAAATGAGGCTGAAGCGTATGCTGAATTTGATTATCAGTTGCATCATACATTAGCCTTTGCATCAGGCAACCCATTGTATGTTTTGATTTTAAATGGATTCAAAGGCCTTTACAATCGTGTTGGACGCTATTACTTTTCAAGCCAAGAAGCGCGTGAATTAACCATGCGTTTTTATCTTAAACTTGAAACGCTAGCTAAAGACAAAAATTATACTGATGTGCCTTCGCTAATGCGTATTAATGGTATTGAAAGTGGCAAAATGTGGCAAAAGCTGCGCGATGATTTGCCCGCTGAAATGGGTCATGATAATAGCTAA